One window of Terriglobia bacterium genomic DNA carries:
- a CDS encoding class II aldolase/adducin family protein produces MSNFRELIKSTTAPFAGKATRAERKLRRDLARFGKMLHANGFVAATDGNLSVRLDEDRVLVTPTCFSKGMMRPQDMVVVDLHGKKLSGTYNPSSEIVMHLTIYRMRPDVGAVVHAHPCTATGFASAGIALDEPLCSEIVITLGAVPLAPYATTGTMELSDSLRPFIPFHNAILMANHGVVTYGENLCQAYMRMEAVEHYAKIVMTTRQLGTARSLGSHELEKLFEVRSQYVKNGH; encoded by the coding sequence ATGAGCAATTTCAGGGAACTGATCAAATCCACCACGGCGCCATTTGCCGGCAAGGCAACTCGCGCGGAGCGCAAGCTGCGCCGGGACCTTGCACGCTTCGGCAAGATGCTCCATGCCAACGGCTTTGTGGCCGCCACGGATGGCAATCTCTCCGTCCGGCTCGATGAAGACCGCGTGCTGGTTACGCCAACCTGTTTCAGCAAGGGCATGATGCGCCCGCAAGACATGGTTGTCGTTGATCTTCATGGCAAGAAGCTGAGCGGCACCTACAATCCATCGAGCGAAATCGTGATGCATCTCACCATTTACCGCATGCGCCCTGACGTAGGCGCCGTGGTCCATGCTCATCCCTGCACCGCCACCGGCTTTGCTTCCGCAGGCATTGCCCTGGACGAACCGCTCTGCTCGGAAATTGTGATCACGCTTGGCGCCGTTCCGCTTGCGCCTTACGCCACCACCGGGACCATGGAACTGAGCGACTCGCTGCGGCCTTTTATCCCCTTCCATAACGCCATCCTCATGGCGAACCATGGCGTTGTTACCTATGGCGAAAATCTCTGCCAGGCCTATATGAGAATGGAAGCCGTGGAACACTACGCCAAGATCGTCATGACCACGCGCCAACTCGGCACCGCCCGCTCCCTGGGCAGCCACGAGCTGGAAAAACTCTTCGAGGTGCGGTCGCAGTACGTTAAGAACGGACATTGA
- a CDS encoding PAS domain S-box protein, whose product MAELTRRFDWSKTPVGPIATWPDTLLTTVNLLLATRHPMFLWWGPELIQFYNDGYRPSIREDKHPKALGQRGTECWPEIWHIIGPQIEGVMTKGEATWHRNALVPIHRNGKLEDVYWTYSYSPVRDREGNILGTLVTCSETTEEVLGERRLRQSEARFRRLVEEANVGFVIGDLAGNLTYLNPTMLKLLGYSAEEVNTGAIRWSDLTPPEYAQVDARAVEELRRFGVAQPYEKAFIAKDGRKIPLLVGAAMLAETEGRTQEVAAFTADLSELKRAEKALRQTEKLAVVGRLASSIAHEINNPLEAVTNLLYLIASEDLPETLTKYVRMAQQELARVANITTQTLRFHRQSTNPRTASMSHILDGVLALFQGRLRNADITVEKQFGNASPVMSYEGDLRQVFTNLLSNAIDATAPGGKIIVRERDVTDWRSGKRAVRVTIADTGHGMSAETRKMIFDPFFTTKGITGTGLGLWVSAEILNKHGAKIRVRSSRKQPGQGTVFSILFRADGVAAREALADVAEKRSA is encoded by the coding sequence ATGGCCGAACTGACGCGACGTTTTGACTGGAGTAAGACTCCTGTTGGGCCCATCGCTACATGGCCAGACACTTTGCTCACCACCGTGAACCTGCTTTTGGCGACGCGGCATCCCATGTTCCTGTGGTGGGGACCGGAGCTGATCCAGTTCTATAACGATGGCTACCGCCCCAGCATCCGCGAGGACAAGCACCCGAAAGCGCTCGGCCAGCGCGGCACGGAATGCTGGCCGGAGATATGGCACATAATCGGCCCGCAGATTGAAGGGGTGATGACCAAAGGCGAGGCAACGTGGCATCGCAATGCGCTCGTCCCGATTCATCGCAACGGTAAGCTGGAAGATGTTTACTGGACCTATAGCTACAGCCCGGTGCGCGATCGTGAGGGAAACATTCTTGGCACGCTGGTTACCTGCAGTGAGACAACGGAAGAAGTTCTGGGCGAACGCCGCTTGCGCCAGAGTGAAGCGCGCTTTCGGCGATTAGTAGAAGAGGCCAACGTTGGTTTTGTGATCGGCGACCTGGCCGGAAATCTTACTTATCTCAATCCCACCATGTTGAAGCTGCTGGGCTACAGCGCGGAAGAGGTCAATACGGGGGCCATCCGGTGGAGCGATCTCACCCCGCCCGAATATGCTCAGGTGGATGCGCGCGCGGTGGAGGAATTGCGTCGGTTTGGCGTTGCCCAGCCGTATGAAAAGGCCTTTATTGCCAAAGACGGACGAAAGATTCCTCTGCTCGTAGGCGCGGCCATGCTGGCTGAAACCGAAGGACGAACGCAGGAAGTGGCGGCCTTTACCGCCGACCTGAGCGAACTCAAGCGCGCGGAAAAAGCCTTGCGGCAGACGGAAAAGCTCGCCGTGGTGGGAAGGCTGGCCAGCTCCATTGCGCATGAAATCAATAATCCGCTTGAGGCCGTAACCAACCTGCTGTATCTCATCGCCAGTGAGGACCTTCCAGAGACGCTGACCAAATATGTCCGCATGGCCCAGCAGGAATTAGCCAGGGTCGCCAACATCACAACGCAGACGCTGCGTTTCCACCGGCAGTCCACCAATCCCAGAACGGCTTCTATGTCACATATCCTGGATGGCGTGCTCGCTCTGTTCCAGGGCCGCTTACGTAATGCGGACATTACCGTGGAGAAGCAATTTGGCAATGCCAGCCCCGTGATGTCCTATGAAGGCGACCTGCGGCAGGTCTTTACCAACTTGTTGAGCAATGCCATTGACGCCACGGCGCCGGGCGGAAAGATTATTGTTCGCGAAAGAGACGTTACTGACTGGCGATCAGGCAAACGAGCAGTGCGCGTGACCATCGCCGACACAGGGCATGGCATGTCCGCGGAAACTCGCAAGATGATTTTCGATCCCTTCTTTACCACCAAGGGCATCACCGGGACCGGACTCGGCTTGTGGGTAAGCGCTGAAATCTTGAATAAACACGGCGCGAAGATCCGCGTCCGCAGCAGCCGGAAGCAGCCCGGACAAGGCACCGTGTTCTCTATTCTTTTCCGCGCTGATGGTGTCGCTGCCAGGGAAGCGCTGGCGGATGTTGCGGAGAAGCGTTCTGCATAA
- a CDS encoding ribonuclease E inhibitor RraB produces MTNGNTFENGYIASEEFPEYIEHFLYFPRSSDAEMAAEQLRARGWSTLALMIETGWY; encoded by the coding sequence ATGACAAACGGAAACACATTTGAGAACGGGTATATAGCGAGCGAGGAGTTCCCGGAATACATTGAGCACTTTCTATATTTTCCCAGAAGCTCTGATGCTGAGATGGCAGCCGAACAACTCCGGGCGCGGGGATGGTCGACCTTGGCGCTGATGATCGAGACTGGCTGGTATTAG
- a CDS encoding amidohydrolase family protein — protein MRTKQLVVLTVLLSLSLCSLAQPQRTIVLRAGTLLDGKGHTLHNVLIVVQAGKIVRVEPNAKDQRIPGASAYDLSHMTVMPGWIDLHDHITWHFGPNGRIEDKSETPYQAALAAAENAYATLMAGFTTIQSVGSPEDKDLRTALESGSLPGPRLLTSLEPIEDPKLTPEQIRETVRKLKADGADLVKIFASRSIRQGGTRTLSDEQLQAACSEAKAQGLRTLVHAYRDAVRAAANAGCTEVEHGTYATQEDLDAMAQHGTFFDPQVGLVIHNYLENKQKFLGSGSYTEEGFAKMQEVLPVIAEMFKHALATKNLKIVFGTDAVAGAHGRNAEEFIDRVQAGEDPMDALVAANSRAAESLNMQNEIGTIAPGMQADITAVDGDPLKDITAVRKVVFVMKGGRVYKNEAGR, from the coding sequence ATGCGAACAAAACAGCTCGTGGTTCTTACTGTTCTTCTTTCGCTTTCTCTCTGTTCACTCGCCCAGCCGCAGAGGACGATCGTCCTGCGCGCCGGAACGCTGCTCGATGGCAAGGGCCACACGTTGCACAATGTGCTGATCGTGGTGCAGGCGGGTAAGATCGTTCGCGTTGAGCCGAACGCCAAAGACCAGCGCATTCCCGGAGCGTCCGCGTACGATCTCTCCCACATGACCGTGATGCCGGGATGGATCGATCTGCACGATCACATTACGTGGCACTTTGGTCCCAACGGACGCATAGAAGATAAGAGCGAGACGCCGTATCAGGCTGCGCTGGCCGCCGCAGAGAACGCCTATGCCACGCTCATGGCCGGGTTCACGACGATTCAAAGCGTGGGATCACCCGAGGATAAAGACCTGCGCACGGCGCTCGAGAGTGGAAGCCTGCCCGGGCCACGGCTTCTGACGTCACTGGAGCCGATTGAAGACCCAAAGCTTACGCCGGAGCAGATTCGCGAAACCGTGCGCAAACTCAAGGCCGATGGCGCTGACCTGGTAAAGATTTTTGCTTCGCGCAGCATACGGCAGGGCGGCACGCGAACGCTGAGCGACGAGCAGCTTCAGGCCGCGTGCTCTGAGGCCAAGGCGCAGGGGCTGCGGACGCTGGTCCACGCCTATCGCGATGCGGTGCGCGCGGCGGCGAACGCAGGCTGCACTGAAGTGGAGCACGGAACCTACGCAACGCAGGAAGACCTGGACGCAATGGCGCAACACGGAACGTTTTTCGACCCACAAGTGGGCCTGGTGATTCACAACTATCTGGAGAACAAGCAGAAGTTTCTGGGCAGCGGCAGCTACACGGAAGAAGGCTTTGCCAAGATGCAGGAAGTCCTGCCGGTAATTGCGGAGATGTTCAAGCATGCGCTGGCGACGAAGAACCTGAAAATCGTCTTTGGCACCGACGCGGTAGCGGGAGCGCACGGACGCAACGCTGAAGAATTTATCGATCGCGTGCAGGCGGGAGAAGATCCCATGGACGCGCTGGTGGCGGCAAATTCACGCGCCGCCGAGTCGCTGAATATGCAGAATGAAATTGGAACAATCGCGCCCGGCATGCAGGCCGACATCACCGCCGTGGATGGAGATCCGCTGAAGGACATTACAGCCGTGCGCAAAGTGGTGTTCGTGATGAAGGGCGGAAGGGTTTATAAGAATGAGGCGGGGCGGTGA